In Anas platyrhynchos isolate ZD024472 breed Pekin duck chromosome 19, IASCAAS_PekinDuck_T2T, whole genome shotgun sequence, the genomic window CTTTAATGACCCTGTGCTCACCTCCTTTGTTTGCTGAGGGCAGTGATGGCTGTGGCCACGAGGAGGTTTTGTTCCGGGGAGGTTTCACCTTCCAGGTAAGCCCTTAAGCAGCAGGGGACCTCAGCACCTCTCGGCCTGACCCCACAAACCACCCCCAGCGCCCTGTGGGGCGGATCCCACCACCCCCatccccctgcccagccctcaCCGTGCCCCGCAGTCACAAACACCGACCCCCTGCCAACCCCTCACGGTACCCGGCGGGGGCTCCAAcaccggccccgccgccgccccctcaCCTTGTCGGAGCCCAGCTCGGGCCCGTCCTGGCAGCAGAGGCggcagaggaaggatttgggctCCCTGCACAGCGTCTGCCGGGTGCTGACGAAGTACGTGCCGCCCACGTTCAGCCGCACCCACTTAGAGGCGGCCGGACCCGCTCCCGAAACCCCCGGAGCGGCCGAACGGGGGCTGGGCGgtcccgggacccccccggcaaccggagcggggccggggctgggggtgcggccccggggggggccctCGGCCGCCGCCAGCTCCGCCATGCCCGGCCCCGCTcagcgccgccccgccgccatcaCCGCCCGCCGCTTCCGGTTTCCGCGGGCGGAACCGGAAGCGGAAccggagggaggggagggggcggggcttccgGCGCGGTGCTCGGCAGGGGACGGCGGGCGCGGCTCAAggtgagcggggccggggggggctgagggcagcgGGCGCCGCCGGGGGGGCCCCAAGCGCCCCCTCAGCGCCCCTCGGtgccccctcagcaccccctcagcaccccctcAGCACCCCTTGGACCCGGGCTCtgtcccgtgtccccccccggtCCCTCCCGATCACCCCCCCCGGTCCCAGGTCTCCCCCTCCCGGTTCTGGGCCTtgtcccagcccccccccccccagccgctgtctcccccccctgTCCCTCAGGCGCAGCATGGCGGGccgcagagctgctctcaaggCCATCGACTGGGCCGCCTTCGCCGAGCGGGTGCCGGCCAACCAGCGGGCCATGTTCAACGCCCTGAAGACCCGCAGCGACGCGCTGTCAGCACGGTGAGTGCCGGCCCCGCGGCCACTCGGAGCCCCGCTGGGTTGTGCAGCCGCTGCGGGCCCGGCTTGAGCTGGTGGCTCTAATTATGGTGTTACAAAATGCTCCAGGGGACGTTAAAATGGGTTGTCTTCAAGACGGAAAGTGGATGGGTTTTGTCAGGTGCTTTGGCGTCCCCTGCGTGGTGCGTGGGGGCTGTTGCAGGTGGGGTCGCTGCCTGACACTGAGTTAGCGCAGTTAAAACCGCCCAGCTCTCCTGCAAGGGCTGCATCCAGGTGCTGCCGGCAGCAGGGCCTCAGGCTGCATTTGCCTTGGCCGTACAGAGAAATCTGTTAAAAAGGTGGGGGAatctgcagggctggctcttTGTTGTTAAGGAGAGACCCGGAGATATTTGCAATTAAGCTCAGCAGGCTCTGTTAACTCTCTGAAAAGTAATTGTGGCAGAGAGCAAATGATAGCGTGAGGTGActgctgtcccctgtccccttaGGCTGGCCAGCCTGCCGGAGAAGCCCCCCACCATCGACTGGGCTCACTACAAGGCTGCCATTGCGAAAGCTGGCATGGTGGACGAGTTCCAGAAGAAGGTCAGTACCTCTGTCAGCTTGTGCGTTGCTTTTCTTCAGAGGCCTACATGGGGAATGTCTTGGAGTGGGAAATGCCAGAATCGAGGTGTTTCCAGTTCTGGTAGGTTCCCTTGCTTCGTGCTCTGCAGTTGGTGTTGCTCACCTTGAGGAGGTCACTTCAGTGCTGACTGTTAGGGTGAAAGCTGTGAAGGAAAACTTGATAACATCCTTTTGCCTGCAGGAGTGGGCTCAGGTGATGCCTCTCCTGGAGCAAACGGTCGGTGACAAGTGCAGGTCTGGCTAGGGGAAGTGCAGAGCTGGCTGGTGCCTGCAGGGGTTGCCGTACCCCCAGGAACAAGAGGGGCTCCTGCTGAAGGTCACACACTGCAGCTGGCTGTAGGGAAACTGGCTGCTGTGAGACTGCAAGGGCCCACAGACCTCAGCTGGATCTGAAAACTTTGTCTTGGGGAAAATCTGCCTGTGACGGGATCAGTCTGAGGTGTTACTTCCTTGCTTCCTCATGATGCTGTGCTTTGCTCTGCGTAGTGCTGTGATGAATGTATGTAGCATTGTGTGCCCTGGTGATGCTGCGCACTTCAGAAAAGGTTGCTTGAAGCATCCCGGTGAACAGTGCTGCCTGGGAAGTACACGTTCAAGGTGCAGGGATCAGTTTTAGAAAGCTCGTTAACTCACACTTGTGAGAGTGTCttaggaagaaagaagggaacaccctcctgctgctggggagagTGACCTTGGTGTGAAGGATTAtttcaagcaaacaaaccattTAAAGATTTCTCCTCCAATTTACAGTTCAGTGCACTGAAGGTTCCTGAGCCAGTGGACACGCAAACTGCTAAAATTGATGCCCAGGAGCAGGAAGCTGTAAGTATTGACGCTGTGCCCAGATGCTGGGCTTGTCTCTGACCTCTGCTGGGAAGGGGCAAGAAGGAAGGTGTGTTCCGCGTGGTCGTCTGCCTAGGCAGGGCAGCCTGAGACGGAGCACAGCTCTGGTCTTCGCAGGCTTTCGGCTCAGCAAAATCTTTGCGCTGGGGAGGGTTTGGCTGTTTGGGGTTTGATCAAGATTTTGTTGGTTTACCTTGAGTCAGGATACTAAATTTTACTGTAAACTCAGCGTGTGGGCTTGCAGGCTCGCTTCAGGTTGTCGTCCTTGAGCATAACCGTGTTCCCCACGTCCTTTGCTGTCCTGCAGGCAAAGAACACCGCCGAGTATGTGCAAGCTTCCAAAGCTCGGATTGCCCAGTACGAACAGCACGTAAGTCTGGGCGTTGTTTGCTGAATATTCTCTTAAATCCTGCCTGGTTTGCACCTTGTTCTGTCCTCTGTGTGCTTTGCTCTTTCCTGCTGagaagtgacttgtaacacttttgTCTCTGCTCCTACTTCAAGCTTCAGAAGCTCAAAAGCATGATTCCCTTTGAACAAATGACAAATGAAGACATGGCTGAAGCCTTCCCTGAAACCAAACTGGATATGGAGAAGAACCCGTTCTGGCCTCACAGACCAATTGCTGATCTGTAAGCTGGTCTGGAAGCTGTTTGTCAAACGACTGTCAGATTCTGTGATCTAAATAAAGTATTCCCCCTCCTGTCTGTGGCTCAAATCTTAGATATGAGGTTGCAAGGTGTTGGGAAATGCGGAACTGTAGGTGGGTGTGCAAACGGGCTGGTGTTCCTGGATTTTCTCATTTACCTGCGGACTTGATTCCTGTCGCAAGTACCGAGATCCCAGAACCTGACGATACAACCTGGTGCAGCATCTGTAACACAAGCAAGCCGTCCGATCCCCGCTGTAACCACGCAGTGCTGGGAATGTAGATCAGTATCGAGCTTCTGCTTGTTTGTAGCCTGTGCGGATGAGTTCTTGCTCAGGAGATGGATTTACACTCCAGCACCACAAAAGGATTTGTATTCAGCAGTGAGCTgtggtgcagcaggaggtgtcCCTCAGTTTTGTGGGCAGTGGTCTGGGGCTGGTTTCTAGTTGAGATGGTTTAGGTGGGGTCAACTGCAGTAGGATTTGAAGGTTTGTAAATGAGAATAGGTTCAGAAGTTTGATATTGAAAAACTTCACCCCATTAATCCTGGTTATCCTACTGTTCTCTGTCTTGGATTTCTGAATGATGCAGACCTCAGTAATTACAAAAACAATACAACAGAGGCTTTGTACTTGCattgatttatttaattacCCTAAGGTGGAACTCTTAACCACCTTTCCTCAGAACGGAAACATCTCCATGACAAAAAAGGACATTAATTCCCTTTTCCTATCATAAGGGGCGTGTGGTTGTAAGAATTACTGTCTGATGGAAGGAAGGTTCTGTCCCCTGATTCCACTAGTGTTTTGTACAGGTACTTCGCTAGCCCACAGAGCACTGCAAGAACGTGTGTAGTTTTACTGAACTAGAGTACACAGCAGGAACCATGCCTGTCTTATGCcct contains:
- the ATP5PD gene encoding ATP synthase subunit d, mitochondrial produces the protein MPGPAQRRPAAITARRFRFPRAEPEAEPEGGEGAGLPARCSAGDGGRGSRRSMAGRRAALKAIDWAAFAERVPANQRAMFNALKTRSDALSARLASLPEKPPTIDWAHYKAAIAKAGMVDEFQKKFSALKVPEPVDTQTAKIDAQEQEAAKNTAEYVQASKARIAQYEQHLQKLKSMIPFEQMTNEDMAEAFPETKLDMEKNPFWPHRPIADL